The following DNA comes from Solanum stenotomum isolate F172 chromosome 11, ASM1918654v1, whole genome shotgun sequence.
CCGTTAAGATCTTCATAATCAGAGATTCGATTAGTGTTGGCTGTGGCTATTTGTGTAATCCCAATACTAAAAGACGGATGATCCATAAAGTATAAgagaaaaacgaaaaaaaaaagttgaagatgaagagaCTACCTATTTCAAACTCTAAAATTAGTTGAATGGAGAGAGAATtagtttgaaattcaaaattggaaaaatgAATCTGTTGAGAATAATGGGGGAGAAAATTTTGGAGAGGGAATCGTGGGTTGTGGGAAAATTTGAGGAGAAATTATTGGAGTAAATTTAGGGGTGGAAAAGTAAGGTTTAGACTTCTTCAAGAATAATGTATCAGTGGTTTAGTTTTGTGGGAACAATAGGGattctagtatttttttttaaatagtagggaaatattgagaatatgtTAACTAAGTGTGTGTATTCTAGTAATTTTTccatagtttattttgtattaagatccaaagttacaattatattgttatagcttttcaaattcgaagttaacaatttactttgtaaatattttgttttgtattcaatTTACCCCTAGactttaatcttattaatttaacataatgaacgttgatatttcaaaaaaaaacattttgtaaccatgtgaattttaccgtctttttgaaaatttctattcatttaatatttttaagtttagcttatcacacaggtaagtgaaaatctatttgatctctttttcaaataCCGTATAACtgtaaaaagtcaaaaaaatcgaaaaaccaaaaaaactcGAAAGAACCGACTAAAACCGAAACTGAAAATATCAActttatgtggtttgatttggttttagatttaataaaccgacATAATTGGTTTAGAATTTTTGTAATGAAAAACCAAGCCAAACCGACATATGTACACCCCTAAAattatatctattatttttttattttaatttatgtgatgtagatagaatttagaaattaaattaaattttaatatgatttttagatattttaagttgttaattactttttgtttgcGCAAATTTAATGTGAAGAGGTCCATTAAGATGTCCACAATCAGAATATTTTTCGTTATCGATCGTTGATTTTTTACTCAAAGTAGTTACAAGATATAAACAAATATGACCgacatttaaaataataaactataactaaagaatatgaatttaacttaaagtcatagctaaaacggatctcataatttcaaaaatattatacactatttaaattaaagtagaacaaaagaaacaattttctaaaatttttttCCGTAACATGCTGAAGCAGGCACGTCGACGGAGACACGATTGCTTCGGCGTGAACTCTCttatataataaaagaatatttgtgtttttttagtTGTCTTTGAATTATGTATAGCAAATTTTTCTGACGAAGCCGTGCAACGTAACAACCCTTGAGTCTTAGTAGATTCGCCCCTAGATACATAAtctcaattatttcaaacctaAATTAGTATGGACTTGCTTTATAGTTTACTATATATCAGGTAAAGGCACAGTGTATTCGCGAGttctaaaaaattcaaaattaggtATAATTTGCACTTATTATACTGCGGCTGGTAATTGCTTTCATCAACCAAGGTCTAAagcaattttctttttttattatttttaaacttagaatataaaatatatttgatacatatattatttatttgatacaattcaatatgtttttagttaattttagggataagggtctgaaaatacttcaactttggtcgaatttgttgttgcgatattaaactttcatgaggacctattacctccatagactatttaatagtgtatttttttaccccctgaactatttaatagtgtattttaaaggtatatatgtgctcacgtggacacattactatttataattttgcataattttttatgtccatgtaaacaaatatatatgtttaaaatacggtattaaatagtctaagaaggtaataggtcctcatgaaaatttagtatcataacaacaaattcaatcaaagttggggtatttttcagacctttatccttaattttataaaataccTAATTATTCAatatgattataattttttttttttttatacaagtcatcaaattttatttcaaaaaccttaaaaattaattcaattttaaaaatcattgaTACCTTGTGTGCCAAAAGTGAGTGGAACTCAAAACCCTCGTTAAGCCCCTCAGCTCCACTCTCGCGCACACACAATCACATTGGAGTACAAAAATGTTGATCCGGCGCATTGTGCTGACCAAATCTCTCCACCATTTCCGTTTGTTGAGCAACTATGCCACCGCCACCGCCGCCGTTGTTCCAGACGTAGATGATGATTTCCCAAAGCCCGACCCCAAATACGCAGAAACTATTCATGCCGTTGTTCGTGTCACTTCCGGCAAGAACATCGCCGCCAAAGAGAGGAAAGCTGGGAGGGTACCCAGTATAGTGTTTGAACAAGAGGATGGACAACATGGTGGCAACAAAAGACTCATATCGGTTCAGGCTAATCAGATAAGGAAGCTTGTTAACCATCTTGGTCGGTCTCAGTTCTTGTCCAGGTTGTTTGATCTTGAGGTTCATCCTGACTTGGAATCTCAAGACGTTATTGAGAAGGTTCGAGTTCTGCCCAGAAAGGTATTTGCCTCTGTTTATTAGATTTAGTTACTTTGAATTGATCTGAAGATAGATACTGGCTTTCAATTCATATATGCTTATAAGTAGGGATGACAAAATCAAACCGAACCCGCCCTATTGCTATTCCTACTTATAAGAGTAAGCAGTTTCTTAAAAGCTTATCTCTTTTAGAGTCTTAAGTATAGGTGTGGATATTAATGCTTCTATATTGTCGGACAAGCTTATGGTTTGGGACATTTTAAGGTATTGGCTCACTTTGTTAGTATGTGAATTGAGTGGAAAATAGATTTGGTTCAGGAAGAACGTGTTTTTCCAACTCCGggaaaggattcatctaaactAATTTTAGCTTCTTGCCTTTTACTTTGCTTGCTTCTGAGTAAGCAGCAAGTGACAGCTTATCAGTCCCCTAACCTTTGGGACTCGTCAATAATACTTCTGATCTGGATAATGTTAGCTTTGATGCTGGTTGCACTGTTATACTACACTAGTTTTAGGGTACTGGTTATGGATTCACACATTTCTTTCTGATAATGATAGAAACTGAGTCAGAGTGCGCAAATTGACATTTCACGAGTTACATTGAGTAACTGCTACCTGTCACTAGCACAGTTACCTAGTAACTCTTGACCAAGGGTTTAGGCAGATGAGAAGAATCACATTGTGGTTTTTTGTTGCTGATGGGATTTGAACCTACTTTCCCTGGATTTTCACTCACTGCAATTACCGCCAGGCCACACACTAGGATTTGAACACAGTTTCACACACTAATTGGGAAAAAGGTTGAAATTCTTGAGTTGATATATGCTTGAACAAAGCTAGGTTCTAAAAGATTTGGTGGATTAAATGCTTGGAAATAGGAGTTGATATTAGTTCTCATAGCGCTGTTGGCAAACACTGGTTGTGATGTCCCATAAAGTAAGCAGCCACAACTGTGAAGGCAACACTTACAAAATAGCTTGCGAAACTTCCTATGTGGAAGAATAATATTCACATTTAGGGTTTAATGATGATTAATGGACTGTTCTTTTCACAAGTCTTGTGAGTTGTGACATTCTAAACCAGAATGATGGAAAAAAGTTGTCGCCACAGTGAGATATATCGAACAGCCTACTGAGGTATGTGGTGTAAGGGGTTGAAACTCAGGGAACTTCTTAACTCAGCTCAGAAGGAAGACCTATAACTGCTTAACTCGGTTCAAAAGAAAGACCTTTAACTGCTTAACCCGGTTCAAAAGAAAGACCTTTAACAGCTTAACTCGGTTCAAAAGAAAGACCTTTTGTAGAATTATGAAGCTGTTGGAGCCAAACAGAGCTTTAGATGGCTTTTAGCAGGGCGATGTGCTGATTTATCTATTTCAATGTTCAGGTTCATCTAGAAGCTGGTTCAGATGCGCCTCTTAATGTTACCTTTATAAGAGCCCCATCAAGTGCTTTATTAAAGGTTGAGGTTCCTCTTGTATTTAGAGGAGAGGATGTGTCCCCCGGTTTGAAGAAAGGTCAGTACTAGATACATCTGCCTTTTCCTCTTTGTAACTTGCTAAAAGATGCTTATCTTTGTGAAGTCtctatatttatttactatGCTGGTTTCCACGGGGATGTATTGAAACTAGCTTATCATATGTTACACTTGCATCAGTTCTTTATCCAGAAGCATAACGTCTGGTTTTCTTGAATTCATTCAATGCAAATATTTTATGGTTGTGATGGACCTAGAAGTTTCTCAAGGTAGAGTACCCAAGGGTGTAGTCTAGCTGTTTAAATTGGAATGAGCTATGGAAGACTAGGGTTCAAATCCCAAATTAGGTCAAACATGTTGGTGATTTCTCGCTATTTGTCCAAGTCTTGGTGAGCGGAGGCAAGAAAACCCTACTTATGTGCCATTAACCAGCACTGACAGTTACCCAATAGATTGAATGTATTGTCTGTTGAAACCATCTTTGATTAGATCCTATCATTTTAGTATTCAGGACGAAGTTCTAGTTAGCACAATCTTAGGCCTTCACTATGTCAATTGTCAAGTTTTCTTACACCTCCAGGTCCTCCTTACCCTAATTTAATTATTACCTTCTTTAGTCTTTCAGCGAGTGATTTTGAAATCCTTTATAGCACTTTCTACCAAACAGATCAGCTTGGGATCTCTTCATTCAGTCATCCCTTTCTTTGAgcactaaggggtcgtttggtaggatgcattggaaaaaataatgcatgcattagctttgtgtattactacaaattttaaagaatagGCACCTATCCACTAAAAGAAGTTTAGAATAGAAAATGATATTTCATCTAAACTTAAAGTTAAGTTGGccataaatattttcaattagaGTTGGGCAAGTCCAACTTTAGACCCGTGTATTTGAAGTACCTTGTTTGGCACACTTTTACAACAATATAACTAACACAAGCATTAGTTATATACACTATTTGGTATGATGCTATCTGTGCATAATTAATACATGACAAACCTTGGTATTGTTACTCCAAAAAAACATGGCTAAATTTGGTATTGTTCCTCAAGAAAAGTATGGCAAACCTTGGTATTGTTCCTCATAAAAAACATGACAAACCTTGGTATTATCAATGCAAGGGTTTTTAATGTATGCATTAAGATGTTTAAAGAGACAATTACCCCTCAAAACCTTTTCCACATCCCTTTCACCATATTTGTGGAGGGAATTTTTGTaagcaaatattttttttttagaaattatgcaatgtatgttgtttttaatacaccaaaccaaacaatgcatcaGATGTAGTCTTAGCTAACTAATGTCAACATTACTAATATACTCTATTCAACGCTATTCTTATACACCCTACGAAACAACCACTAACGTAATTAGAGTGGTGAAGCAgaaattatgcaatgcatgttatttttaatacaccaaaccaaacaatgcatcaGAATTAATTTCAGCATTACTAATGGCAACAtcactaatacactctattcaACATTATCCTTACACACTTTACGAAACGACCACTAAGGTAATTAGAGTGGTGAGGCAGAAATGATGCAATGCATCTtattttaatacaccaaaccaaacaatgcatcaGAAATAATCTCAGCATAACTAATGTCAACATTACTAAATACACCCTATTCAACACTATTCTTATACACCATGTGAAACAACCACTAAGGTAATTAGAGTGGTGAAGCTCTTCTCAAATCTTCCTTCCGGATAAATTTGGTAGAGGTTTAGAGCATCCCATTCTAAACATTctgcgatttttttttttggttaaacgCTATAGTAAAGCCAAGGTTGATCTCCAGCACTATCATTTATGTTCAGTCACCTCTTCCTCTCTTCTCTGGAATAGGCCTTTACAGCCATTTGctgtcatttttttttgaaaatggtaattGTTTCTATTTCTGTAGAACAGTACATAGGTTGTACTGAAACCCGTATCTACATAAGGAACTCTAATAATACTGACCTATCCCTATAATGAGTCTAAGACATCAATGATAGAGACTGTATCATTTGCTGTCATCTTTTTTGAGATAAAGGTAACTGTGTATTCACATTAGGCTCATCATCAAACAAATGATGAGCATAGATCAGTTACAATCTCATCAGCTCATGTCAAAAACTACCCTGTGGGTGATTACAAATTTCCTATGAAATCAACGAAAAGTTCTATATCCCCCATCGTatcttgtttacaccaaaaatacaaaaggcTAAGGCAATTCATTCTAATCTTCTGGATGTTGTTTCTCTTATCCACAAAGCATCTtgcatttctttctttccacaTAGTCCACCAAATGCAGGCTGGGATTAACTCCCACCAACCATTTTCTGTCATCTTCTAGTAATATATAATTAGGTCCCACCATCCCAGACATTCCACCTTGGGTCCATCAACTGTAAATTCCATGAGGGTTGAGAAGAAATATGAATTCGAAAGAGGTAGAGTTTGGGTTAAAAGTGTTCTAAAATCTTAACCTGTTAGTACTTACATACATGTAGTAAGCAATTAGACAATCAAAATGGAAAACACTGCACCAGCTGCTATTTGGAGAACTGTTTGGATTGAGAGAAGTAGAAGATGTTTTCAAGACATGGAAAACAACAATCAGAAGATAAAATCCAAATGTAtacctttattttctttttagtgtaAAATGCAACAAATGGATGAGGCCAAATCTATTCTAGATGTGATTAGAATCAGTGGCGAATCTAAAGGTAAAAAATAGGGCATCGGAACCCGTGGTCTCTTCGTAAAA
Coding sequences within:
- the LOC125845074 gene encoding uncharacterized protein LOC125845074, which gives rise to MLIRRIVLTKSLHHFRLLSNYATATAAVVPDVDDDFPKPDPKYAETIHAVVRVTSGKNIAAKERKAGRVPSIVFEQEDGQHGGNKRLISVQANQIRKLVNHLGRSQFLSRLFDLEVHPDLESQDVIEKVRVLPRKVHLEAGSDAPLNVTFIRAPSSALLKVEVPLVFRGEDVSPGLKKGSYLNIIKRTVKFICPADLIPPYIDVDLSELDVNQKLLMGDLRVHPALKLIQSKDHPVVKIAGARVSDQKKSK